TCGAGGACCATCTCGGCAAGGCCGGCGGGGATGTCCGGGGTGCCGTCGGGGATGCTCAGCAGCGGCTCGGTGACAAGGTCTGCGCCCTGGGCGCCCAACTTGTCCTGGAAGTAGCCGGGGGCCAGCAGATAGCTGGCAATGGCGACCCGCCCGCCGGGCGCCGCGGCACGCGCCTCGGCGACGGCGTCGGCGACCGTGGGCTCGGCGAAGGAGAGGAAGGACGCCGTCACCGGGGCTCCGAGGAAGTCGGCGAGCATCTCCGCGGTCTCGCGGACATCGGCCTGGGCCGAGGTGTCGGAGGACCCGGCGCCGCCGAGGACGATCTGGTCCCTCTGGGGGTCCGCTCCTGCCTCGGAGAGCCGCTGGGCGAGGGCCTTGACCAGCCGCTCGTCGGGACCCATCGCTCCGGCGATGGTCACCGGACGGGCGGTGTCCTCAACGGCCTCCCTCATGTCCACGTTGACGTGGAAGCCGGCCGAGAGCAGCAGCGGCACCAGCACCGCCGGGGTGCCCTCCGGCAGGGAGTCCAGGGTGGCGGCGATGTCGGGCTGCTGGACGTCCACATGGCCCAGCTTCACCTGGGTGACCTTCTCGGCGCCGCGGGCAGCCTGGGCGACCTGCTCGGCGAGCGCGGCCACGACGGCCTGGCCGTGGGCGGAGGAGGTGCCGTGGGAGATCGCGGCGAGCGCGGCGGCGGGCTCCGTCCATGGCCCTTCGGAGGCGTTGGCCTGCAGCGTGATGCCTTCGGCGGAGACGCTCATGCGTTGACCTCCACCTGTCCGTCTGTGATGCGGACATCGTAGGTGCTGATGGCGGCGGCCTCGGGGTCGGAGAGGCATTCGCCGGTCTCGAGGGCGTAGACCTGCTTGTGTATGGGCGAGGCGATGGTGGGCATGCCGCCCTTGGACCCGACGATGCCGCGGGCGATCACGTTGGCGCGGGCCACCGGGTCCCAGTGGTCGACGGCGAAGACCCGGTCGCCGGGCAGGCGGACCAGGGCGATCTGCTTGCTGCCCACCAGGGCCGCCTCGCCCCACATGGGGTCGAGGTCGTCCATGCGGCAGATCGTGTGCCACTGGGTCTTCGCGGGGCGCTTCTCCTCGGTTTCAGCCATTGGGATCATCGTAGCCAGCCCCCGTTTCAGATCAACAGGGCGGGCGTAAAAATCACCTCACAGAGATCCGGGCGAGGGTGTGAGGAGACTGTCACACCGGTCTCACACCTAGGTCACGGGGGTTTAATGGCGCGCTGAGACTCTGGACCCATGTCACCCGCCCACGGAAACAGCACCGATCGTCGCCGTCACGTTGCCGTGGTCGGCGGCGGCCCCGCCGCGCACCGGCTGGTGGAGGCCCTGACGGACCGCAACGAGGCCAGTCTGCGGATCAGTCTCTACACCGAGGAGGCCCTGCCCCCGTATGACCGGGTGGCGCTGTCCAAGCGGTTCGAGGACCGCGGCAATGATCTGCTGCTGGGTGAGGAGGACCTCTGGGAGAACCCGCAGGTCAGCCTGCACACCTCCACTCAGATCGTCGGACTGGACACCGCGTCGAAGACCATCACCGACGCCGAGGGCACCGTGCACGGATACGACGAGCTGGTGCTCGCCACCGGGTCCTCTGCGCCGCGGCCGCCGATCGACGGCAGCCAGCACATCGCGGTCTACCGCACGCTCGACGACGTCGACTGGCTGGTCGACGAGGTCCACCGCCTGGCCGAGGAGCTCGGCCGCACTCCGAAGTGCACGGTGATCGGAGGCGGGCTGCTGGGGCTGGAGGCCGCCGGCGGGCTGAAGGGCCACGGCGCCGAGGTGACGATCGTCCACTCCCGCGACTATCTGATGAACGCGCAGCTGGACGAAGGCGGCGGCCGGACCCTGAACCGGCTGCTGGCCAAGGAGGGCTACGCCCTGCGCATGGGCGAGCGGCCGGCGTCGCTGAGCGTCAATGAGGACACCTCCTCGGCGAAGCACACCCTGAGCTTCAAGACCGGCGACGACGTCCCGGCGGACCTGGTGGTCGCCGCGATCGGCATCACTGCCCGGGACGAACTGGGCCGGGAGGCCGGGCTGGGGCTGAGCTCCCGCGGCGGCATCACCATCGACGAGACCTGCTCGACCTCGGCCCAGCATGTGTGGGCGATCGGCGAGGTCGCCAACTTTGAGGGCATCTGCATGGGACTGGTGGCTCCGGCCAACGCGATGGCCGAGGTCGTCGCCGACCGGCTCTGCGGCGGCGAGGCCAGCTTCGAGGGCTTCGACACCGCCGCGAAGCTGAAGCTGGCGGGCATGGACGTGGCCAGCTTCGGCGACACTCTGGGCACCACACCGGGAGCCCTGGAGGTCACCTTCGCCGACGCGGTCGCCGGCCTCTACCAGAAGCTCGTCGTCACCGACGACGCCAAGACCCTGCTGGGCGGGGTCTTCGTCGGCGACGCCTCCCCCTACACCTCCCTGCGACCCCTGCTGGGCAGGGAGCTGCCCGCTGAGCCGGGCGCCTTCCTCTCCGTCTCCGGCGGCGGCGTGGACATGGACCTGCCCGACGACGCCGAGGTCTGCTCCTGCAAGGCAGTCGACGCCGGGCACCTCCGCTGCGCGGTCAAGGGCGAGACCACCGGTGAGCCCGTCACCGACATGGGCGGGATGAAGAAGTGCACCAAGGTCGGCACCCAGTGCGGCTCCTGCCTTCCGATGGCCAAGAAGGTCATGGAGAAGGAGATGCTCATGCAGGGCATGGAGGTCTCCAGGGCGATGTGCGAGCACTTCGCCCTGGCCCGCCACGACCTCTTCGAGAAGGTCCGGGGCGCGGGGCTGCGCAGCTTCACCGAGGTGGTGGAGCAGTTCGGCTCCCCGGCGGACAGCTCGGTGAACCTCGGCTGCGACATCTGCAAGCCTGCGGTCGCCTCCATGCTCGCCGCGCTGCACGACGAGTACATCCTCGACGACGGCCGCGGCGCGCTGCAGGACACCAACGACCGGGCCCTGGCCAACATGCAGAAGAACGGCACCTACTCGGTCATGCCCCGCATCCCCGCCGGGGAGATCACCCCCGACAAGCTGGGAGCGCTCGCCGAGGTCGCCAAGGAGTTCGGGCTGTACACCAAGATCTCCGCGGCACAGCGCATCGACCTCTTCGGCGCCCGGCTGGAGCAGCTGCCGAAGATCTGGATGCGGCTGGTCGACGCCGGCTTCGAGTCCGGGCAGGCCTACGGCAAGGCGCTTCGCAACGTGAAGTCCTGCGTGGGCACCACCTGGTGCCGCTACGGGGTGCAGGACTCTGTGGCCATGGGAATCCGCCTGGAGAACAGGTACAAGGGCATCCGCTCCCCGCACAAGATGAAGTTCGGCGTCTCCGGCTGCGCCCGCGAATGCGCCGAGGCCCGAGGCAAGGACGCCGGCGTGATCGCCACCCCGGACGGCTGGAACCTCTACGTGGGCGGCAACGGCGGGGCCACCCCCGTGCACGCCCAGCTGCTCGCCAAGGACCTGGACGATGAGACCCTGCTGAAGTACATGGACCGCTACATCATGTACTACATCCGCACCGCAGACCGGATGCAGCGCACCGCTCGCTGGATCGAGGAGCTGCCCGGGGGCGTGGACCACATCTACGACGTCGTCGTCCGCGACTCCCTGAGCATCGCCGAGGATCTCGAGGAGGCCATGCAGCGGCACGTGGACCGCTACGAGGACGAATGGGCCGCCACCCTCAACGACCCGGAGAAGCTGCGCCGCTTCCGCAGCTTCATCAACGCCCCCGACGCCCCCGACACCGACCTGAAGTACATCGTCGAGCGTGACCAGATCCGCCCGGCCACCGAGGATGAGAAGCAGGCCGCGGAGACCGGCACCGGGCCGGTGCTGCTGGGCCCCGAGATCCCCGTCAGGTCCGAGGAGACCGAAGCCTTCGCACAGGGCGAGGAGGGCATGGAGCCCGATGAGCAGCTTGAGCTCGTCGGCGCACCAGCGGACGGACGCCTGTGAACGAACAGCGCACTAGGGTGGGGACCGTGGAACCCACACCTTCCCCCCAGGAGATCCCCGAGGCGCCGACCACCGGATCTGCGGAGGGCTCGGCCGCCTCGTCGCTGCCGCAGACCCTCTCCGGGTTCCGGATCGGCGTGACCTCCGACCGCCGCTCGGAGGAGCTGATCAGCGCCTTCGAACGCCGCGGCGCCGAGGTGATGCACGCCCCGGCCCTGCGGATCGCCTCCCTGACCGAATCCATCACCCTGCAGCACGACACCAACAAGGTGATCGATGCGAAGCCCGACTACGCGGTCATCACCACCGCATACGGGATGCGCCGCTGGGCCGAGGCCGCCGAGGCCTACGGCGTCTGGCCGCAGCTCTCCGACGTCCTGGAGAGCGCCTCCATCCTCGTCCGCGGCCCCAAGGCACGCGGCGCTGTCCGGGCCGTGGGGCTCGACGACGACGGCGCGGCCGAGGACGAGCGCACCGAGACGATGCTCGACATGCTTCTGGAGAACGACATCTCCGGGAAGACCGTGGCGTTCCAGCTGCACGGCCTGCTCAACCATGACCAGATCTCCCGGGTGGAGCAGGCCGGGGCCCAGGTCGTCGCTGTGATGCCCTACACCTGGACCAAGCCGCCGGAGGACTCCGAGCTGCTGAAGATGATCGATGCTGTCATCGAGCGTCAGCTGGACCTGCTGACCTTCACCGCCGCCCCCGGGGTGGACGCGATGCTCGGCGTCGCCCAGCAGTACGGCAAGCGCGAGGCGCTCATCGAGGCCCTGCAGACTGACGTGATCGCCGCGGCCGTCGGCGGAGTCACCGCCCAGCCGCTCTATGAGGCCGGGGTCGACGCCGTCATCCCGTCCCGGTGGAGGCTCGGGGCGATGATCAAGAAGGTCATCGACCACTTGGAGACCCACCACACCCTGCGCTTGGACACCCAGCACGGGCCCATCGAGCTTCGCGGCGCCGAATTCCGGGCACCCGAGGTCACGGAGGACCCCGTGCGCCTGGCGCCGGGCCCGCTCAGCCTGCTGCGCGCCCTCATGGAGGTCAAGGGCGCCACCCTTTCCCGGGAGCACCTGCTCGAGCAGGTCCGCTACTGCGACTCCGAGCACGCCCTGGAGATGTGGGTCTCCCGGCTGCGCAAAGCTCTCCCGGAGTCAGACCTGGTGCAGACCGTGGTCAAGCGCGGCTACCGCATCAAGACGTAAGCGGGGCCTGCGCGCACGGCGTCCTGCATGGGGTGCTCTTCAGCATCAAGTTTCTGTGCAGGGGGTGTTGACTTCACAGTCGGCCTCTAGTGTCGACGTACTTGGCGTCGCTGACCCACCGAACACAACAACCACAGATGGTTTCACCTATGGCCCTGGGGTCGCTAATAGTCGCCTATGTCGGAACTGGCTGCTCCACCACTTCCTGTGACGAAGAGCGGGCCTTAGAGTTCGGTAGCGAGTTCATCGCTCAGCACGAGGCTACTGCGGAATCTGGATACGCTCCAGAGGAGATGTCACACCTACTGTCCGTTGAGCGGAGCCGGAAACAAGGGGGCTGGCCCTGTTCATGACCAGCCCCCTACATTTCGCCCCATTCAAAACGTCTGAGAACTACTGCTCCGAGTCTTCGTCCACCCAGTCGAAGCTGCGGGTGACGGCCTTGGACCAATTCCGCATGAGGCGCTGACGCTCGGTGTCCTCGATCTGCGGGGACCAGCGCGAGTCCTCGGACCAGTTGGCGGTGACGTCATCGATGGAGTCCCAGAAGCCCACGGCCAGACCGGCTGCGTAGGCAGCGCCGAGGGCGGTGGTCTCGATGACGGCCGGGCGGACCACGTCCACGCCGAGCACGTCGGCCTGGAACTGCATCAGCGTCTCGTTGACGACCATGCCGCCGTCGACCTTCAGCTCCTTGAGCGGATCGGCGGCGTCATGGGCCATGGAGTCCACCACTTCAGCGGACTGGTAGGCCACCGACTCCAGGGCCGCACGGCACAGGTGGTTCTGGTTCACATAGCGGGTCAGGCCCACGATCACGCCGCGGGCATTGGGCTTCCAGTGCGGGGCGAACAGCCCGGAGAACGCCGGCACGATGTAGGCGCCCCCGTTGTCCTCGACCTTCTTCGCCTTGGTCTCCACCTCAGGGGCTGAGGAGATCAGGCCCAGGCTGTCGCGCAGCCACTGCACCAGGGAGCCGGTGACGGCGATGGAGCCCTCCAGGGCGTAGACCGGTGTCTCCTCGCCCAGCCGGTAGGCCACGGTGGTCAGCAGCCCGTGATCGGAGCGGATGATCTCCTCACCGGTGTTCATCAGCATGAAGTTGCCGGTGCCGTAGGTGTTCTTGCCCTGGCCGGGGGTGAAGCAGGCCTGGCCGAAGGTGGCGGCCTGCTGGTCGCCGAGGATCCCGGTGATCGGGGTGTCGATCAGCAGGGACTCCTTGCGGCCGTACCCGTACACCTCGGAGGAGGAGCGGATCTGGGGCAGCATGCTCACCGGCACGCCGACCGCCTCGGCGAGCTCCTCGTTCCAGTCGAGGGTGTCGATGTTCATCATCAGGGTGCGGGAGGCGTTGGTCACGTCCGTGATGTGGATGCCGCCGGCGGTGCCGCCGGTGAGGTTCCAGATCAGCCACGAGTCCATCGTGCCGAAGAGCAGGTCCCCGGCCTCGGCGCGCTCCCGGACGCCCTCGACGTTGTCCAGCACCCAGCGGATCTTCGGGCCGGCGAAGTAGGTGGCCAGCGGCAGACCGGTCCGCTCCCGGAACTTCTCGGAGCCGTGGGACTCCTCGAGCTGGTCGCAGATGGCCTGGGTGCGGGTGTCCTGCCAGACGATGGCGTTGTAGACCGGCTCCCCGGTGCTCCTGTCCCAGACGAGGGTGGTCTCCCGCTGGTTGGTGATGCCGACGGCGGCGAGGCTGTGCCGGTTCACGTCGGCATCCGCCAGGGCCAGCCCGATGACCTCGCGGGTGTTCCGCCAGATCTCGTTGGCGTCATGCTCCACCCAGCCTGCCTTGGGGAAGATCTGCTGGTGCTCGCGCTGCCCCGAGGATACGATGCGGCCGGCGTGGTCGAAGACCACCGCACGGGTCGACGTCGTGCCCTGGTCGATGGCGAGCACGTACTGGTCCTCGGTGGGGCGCTTGGTGGTGGGGGCGTTCTCAGTCATTGCGGTGTCCTTTCAGAGTGTGGACAGTCAGGTCAGCGGGTGCGCCGGCGGCGCTCAGCCGGCGAGCAGGATGGGGGCTGTCAGTCCGGCGGCGGTGGCGCCCAGGATGGGCCCCACGATCGGCACCCAGGCGTAGGCCCAGTCGCTGCCGCCCTTGTTCCGGATGGGAAGCACCGCGTGAGCGATGCGCGGACCCAGGTCACGGGCCGGGTTGATGGCGTAGCCGGTGGGACCGCCCAGGGAAGCACCGATGCCGACGACCAGCAGGGCCACCTCGAGCGGGCCCAGCTCGGAGGGTGTGGCCCCGAAGAGCAGAATCACCAGCACCAGCACGAAGGTGGCGATGGCCTCCGTGGTGGTGTTCCAGCCGTAGCTGCGCACAGCAGGGTCAGTGGAGAAGGTCCCTTTGATCACTCCGGGATCGTCCGCGGCATCATAGTGCTTCTTGTACGCCAGCCACGCGGCCACCGCACCGAGGAAGGCGCCGATGACCTGGGCAGCGAAGTAGGCGAGCATATGCGGCACGTTCGCAGCGATCCCGTCGGCGAACTCGGCCTCCCCGGAGACGAAGATGCCGGTGGTCACCGCCGGGTTGATGTGCGCCCCGGAGCCCCAGGAGACGTACACGGCAGCGAAGACTGCCAGCCCCCAGCCGAAGTGGATCATGAGCGGGCCGCCGCCGTTTCCTTTGGCCCCGGGGAGCAGGGCGTTGGCGACGACGCCGCCGCCCAGCAGGGTCAGGGTCGCTGTGCCCATGATTTCGAACAGAAAGATGGTTTCCACCGGATGACTCCTTTGTCACGGTGCTCGATGTGAGCTGGTTCTTCGTTCCTCTTAATCGGTCATGTGGTGCGGAGGGTCTGCTGGACGGGGAGCGCCTCGGCCATCGCTTGAGCGGCCTCGACGTCGGTGGCGGACTGCTCGGCCGCCAGGTGGGCTTCCACGTAGCTGGTGTAGGCCCGCTTCTCGTAGGCGGCACGTTCATCGTCCCACCCGAGATCGTCCCTGACCATGGCAATCACGTGATCGGCTGCTTCGAGCCCGCGATCGGCAGTCTCGTGGAAGAGACGAGTGCGCCTCTCCAGCAGGTCCTCCAGGTGCACGGCCCCCTCATACCGGGCGGCGTACACGTACTCGGCGCCCAGGTAGCCGGCGGCTCCGGGCACCTCCTCGCCGAGCTCAGGCTGCTCATCGATGAGCGCCAGCAGCTCCCCGAGCAGGGAGCCGTAGCGGCCCAGCAGACGCTGAGCCGTCGTCGGCGAGAAGCTGTGCTGCGCGGCGATCTCCTCGGCACGGCCGGCCCACTCGCCGTAGCCCTGCCCGCCCAGCAGCGGCAGACGCTCGGTGAGGGAGGCGCGGTCGGCGAACTTCTCTGAGATCGCGAAGTCCACGGCGTCCTCGGCCATGGACCGGTAGGTGGTCAGCTTGCCGCCGGCCACCGCGGAGAGCCCCGGAGCCAGCCGCATCACGGTGTGCTCGCGGGAGACCTTGGAGCTGGCGGCCTCGCCGGCGTCCACCGGCTGCAGCAGCGGGCGCAGGCCGGCCCAGGTGCCGATCACGTCCTCGCGGACAAGATCAGTGGACAGCACGGCGTTGGCGTGCTCGAGGACATAGTCGATGTCCGCGGCGTTGGGGGCGGGGACATCGACCGGCTCATGCCATGCGGTATCTGTGGTGCCCACTGACCAGTAGTCGCCCATGGGGATGATGAACAGCACCGACTTCTCGGTCTGGGTGATGACCCCGACGTGCTCCTGCGCCGGGATGCGGTCCTTCGGCACGGTGATGTGGATGCCCTTGGAGGCCAGCACCTTCAGCGCGGGAGCGGAGCCGTCCTCGGCGTCGTCGTGGGCGAGCTTCTCCTGCTCGCCGGTCCAGACGCCGGCAGCCATAATGGTCTCGCGGGCGTAGACGGTGGTGGTGTCCCCGGTCTCCCGGTCGCGGATGACGACGCCGGTGACCTGCTCCTCGCCGTGGTGCGTCTCACGCACGTACTCGACCACCTCGGTGCGGACAGCAACGTGGGCGCCGAGGCTGGCGGCGGAGCGGGCCAGGGTCATCACCAGGCGGGCGTCGTCGACCTGGGCGTCGAAGTACTCCAGGGCGCCGACGAACTTCTCCTGGTCCAGCCCGGCGAAGCGCTGCTGCAGACCCTTGCGGCTCATGTGGCGGTGCAGGGGGGCGCGGCCCTGTCCGGTGAGCACGGACTTCAGGCCGTTGCCGCGGACGGAGGCCCCGAAGGACAGGCTGTCGTAGAGGGTGACCCCGGAGCCGATGAATGCGCGGTCGATCGCGCGCTTCTCGAAGGGGAAGACGAAGGGCAGGCCCTTGACCAGGTGGGGCGCGGTGCGGGTCATGAGCAGGTTCCGCTCCCGCAGAGCCTCAGCGACCAGCTTGAAGTCGAGCATCTGCAGGTAGCGCAGGCCGCCGTGGACCAGCTTGGATGAGCGCGATGATGTTCCCTGGGCGAGGTCCCGAGCCTCGACGAGGCCGGTGCTCAGCCCGCGGGTTGCGGCGTCGAAGGCCGCGGCGGCGCCGACCACACCGCCGCCGACCACCATGACGTCCAGCGGATGCTCCGGACTGGTGCCGGCGAATGCCTCAAGCGCGTCGGCGCGGGAGGAGGGGTTCATCGGCAGAGGCTTCATGGCTCATCCTGTAGAGGTCGGCGTTGACTGTGACCTCCATAACATCCGAACACCGGTCTTTTTCTCAATAGGTATGCACATACGTGCACCAGTGGTTCAGAATGGGTTTATGAAGACCTCATACCGGGAGAAGATCGAGTACACGGCTGCACAGATGTACTACGCCGAGAACCGGACGATGCAGCACATCGCCAACGAGCTCAGCGTCTCCCGGTCCACCGTCTCCCGCCTGCTGGCCGAGGCGCGCGAGCAGGGCATCGTGCGGATCAGCCTGCACCCGCCCACCGACCGGCCCAGCGCCCTGGAGCACCGGATCGCCGAGGACTACGGGGTGACCGCGCATGTGGCCCACACCCTCAGCCGCGAAGACGCCTCCGCACGGCAGGAGGCGGTCGCCGCGCTGGCCTCCGGGGTGATCGATTCGCTGGTGGAGCCGGACATGGTGATCGGTGCCGCCTGGGGCGCAACGATGACCTCCGTGGTGGGTCGGCTGCCCGCCAAAGAGGTGCCGGGGCTGCAGGTGGTCCAGCTCAACGGAGCGGTGAATTCCCAGCCGGCCGGGGCTGAGTCCGCCGGGACCGGCCTGGGAATGGGGGTCGTCGAACGCTTCGCGCAGGTGTACGGTGGCCGGCCGCACCTCTTCGCGGTTCCGGCGATCTTCGACTACGAGCAGACCAAGCAGATGCTCTGGCGGGAGCGCTCGACCTCACGCGTGCTCAACCTGCAGCGCCGTGCCTCACTCGCCGTGTTCGGCGTGGGTACGTTCGCCGCGGGCAGGCCGTCCCAGGTCTACGCGGAGGGGTACCTGAGCCGGGAGGACCTCAACCAGCTGACGGATGAGCAGGTGGTCGGCGACATCTGCACCGTCTTTCTGCGGGGGGACGGGTCGTGGCGGAACATCGAGCTGAACAGCCGCTGCTCCGGCATCCGCCCGGACGAGCTCTCCCGCATCCCCCGCCGGGTCTGCGTGGTCAACGGCCCGCACAAGATCCCGGCGCTCCGCGGAGCCCTCGCCGCCGGCCTGGTCACCGACCTCGTCCTCGACCAAGCCTCGGCGGACCTCCTCGCCCACGGTTAGGCGGGCTGCTTCTCCGACTCATCGAGAATCTTCTCGATGGTGCGATGGCAGGTGCCGCAGCCGGTTCCTGCCCGGGTCTGGGACGCGACGTCGTCGATGCTCTGACAGCAGAGGGCGGCCTCCTGAACCATTCCGACCGTGGTGCCGGCGCAGCGGCAGAGAACATCCTCAGGGCCCAGCTCGGCCTCCTTGGTGGCATGCTCAGCGGCCAGCAGCGCGGTGCGGTCCGCAGCCGGCAGGGTTCCGCGCGAAGCGTGCATGGACAGCTCCGCTGCCGTCCGCGGCATCCCGATGGAGACGAACCCGATCAGCTTCTCCCCCTCGACGACGATCCGCAGGTACTGGCCGCGTCGCGGGTCAGACCAGGTGGAGACCTCCGGGGAGCTCGGATCCCACGGGTCGACGTCTGTCTTCCCGGCGCAGGCCATGTTCAGCGTCTTCGACTTCATCAGGATGACGTCCAGCCCAGCGGGCTGCTGCGGCCGGGCGAACTCGATCGGCTCCCCTGCGGCGTCCAGGTCCACCTGTGGTGCCAGGCCGAGGTCCTGCCGCAGGCTCGCCGCGGCGGCCTCGGCCTGCAGCCAGCCCGGGGCGATCAGCCCGGATGAGCCTTTGCCGTCCACCGAGGAGCAGTCGCCCACGGCGAAGATGTCCGGGTCGCCCGTGCTGCGGGCGTCGTACCCCACCGTGACACCCCAGGAGCAGGGCAGCCCCGCATCCTTCGCCAGCTCGTCCCGGGCGGCCACGCCGATGCAGACCACCAGCAGCGCCGCCGGGATCCGCTCGTCCAGGGAGGTGCGGACCGCGGTGAGCTTCCCGTCGTCGGAGACCACCTCGCGCACGTCGGAGGCCGCCCGGACGTCCACGCCCACCCGGAGAAGCTCCCGGCGCAGGAGCATGCCGGCATCCAGGTCCACCTCACGGCTCATCGGGATGTTCCCGCGGTGCAGCAGCTTCACCTCGCGCCCCATCTCAGCCAGCGCCAGGGCCGCCTCCACGCCGAGCACGCCGCCGCCGAGCACGACGACGGGCTGCTGGGCCTGAACCTTCTCCCGAACGGCGAGCGCATCCTCCATGGTGCGCAGGGGCACCACCCCCTGGGGCATCTCGGCACCGGCACGTTCGGCGTCGAGCTTTCCGCCGCGCCGGGCCTCCACCGTGCAGCGGGGCACCCGGGGCTCAGCGCCGGCCGCGAGGACGAGCTTGTCGTAGGGCAGCCGCTCGCCGTCGGAGAGGGCCACGATCTTCGCGGACCTGTCGATGCGGGTGGCCTGGATGC
The sequence above is drawn from the Nesterenkonia populi genome and encodes:
- a CDS encoding FAD-dependent oxidoreductase; the protein is MSASRIVIVGFGPVASRLAEELMPEVRAGQVALTIIGAEQRPAYNRIRIGDVSVGRIAPEELVIDSPEALAADGVDLRRGIQATRIDRSAKIVALSDGERLPYDKLVLAAGAEPRVPRCTVEARRGGKLDAERAGAEMPQGVVPLRTMEDALAVREKVQAQQPVVVLGGGVLGVEAALALAEMGREVKLLHRGNIPMSREVDLDAGMLLRRELLRVGVDVRAASDVREVVSDDGKLTAVRTSLDERIPAALLVVCIGVAARDELAKDAGLPCSWGVTVGYDARSTGDPDIFAVGDCSSVDGKGSSGLIAPGWLQAEAAAASLRQDLGLAPQVDLDAAGEPIEFARPQQPAGLDVILMKSKTLNMACAGKTDVDPWDPSSPEVSTWSDPRRGQYLRIVVEGEKLIGFVSIGMPRTAAELSMHASRGTLPAADRTALLAAEHATKEAELGPEDVLCRCAGTTVGMVQEAALCCQSIDDVASQTRAGTGCGTCHRTIEKILDESEKQPA